The region ttctcagcctccctggtaaagtttactcccaggtgctggagaggagggttcggccgattgtcgaacctcggattgaagaggaacaatgcggttttcggtcctggccgtggagcgacggaccagatctttactcttgcaaggatcctggagggggcctgggagtatgcccatcaggtctacatgtgttttgtggatctggagaagcgtatgaccgggtccccgggagagactgtgggaggtgctgctggagtacggggtggggggtcccttcttagggcgatccaatccctgtacgtccaaagcgagagctgtgtccgggtcctcggcacgaagtcgagttcattccatgtgggggttggtctccgccaaggctgcgctttgtcaccaatcctgtttgtgatattcatggacaggatatcgaggcgtagtcggtgggctggggatctcatcgctgctttttgcagatgatgttgtcttcatgtcatcattggtccgtgaccttcagctctcactggatcgcttggcagtcgagtgtgaagcagctgggatgaggattagcacctctaaatctgaggccatggttctcagcaggaaaccaatggagtgcgtactccaggtagggaatgaagttttgccccaagtgaaggagttcaagtacctcggggtcttgttctcgagtgaggggacaatggagcgggaggttggccggagaatcggggcagcggggcggtattgcactcgctctatcgcaccgttatcacgaaaagagagctgagccgaaaggcaaagctctcgatctaccggtcaatttttgttcctaccctcacctatggtcatgaaggttgggtcatgaccgaaagaactaggtcgcgagtacaagcggcgaaatgggcttcctcagaagggtggcgggcttctcccttagagatagggtgaggagctcagtcatccgtgaggagctcggagtagagccgctgctcctttgcgttgaaaggagtcagttgaggtggtttgggcatctggtaaggatgccccctggccgcctccctagggaagtgtttcaggcacgtccagctgggaggaggcctcggggaagaccaaggactaggtggagagattacatctccacactggcctgggaacgcctcggggtcccccagtcagagttagttaatgtggctcgggatagggaagtttggggccccctgctggagcagctgcccccgcgacccgacttcggataagcggttgaagatggatggatggatggatggatggcacgAAGAACAGTTGCCTTCCTGGGAAGGCTGATTTCTGCAAACTCACAAACCCTTACTGCAGCGCAAAGAACAAACATATTGTCGCATGGTAAACCCAAGACATTTCAGCAAATGTTGGGTTTTCTAGGACTTACTGGATAGAGCAGAAACCATGTACCAAACTATGTGGAATTAACACAACCCTGAGGGATATGATGGCTGCTACCCTTTCAAGGACAACAGAAGCTGACGAGGCATTGACCCACACAAAACAGGCACTGGCACAAGCGGCACATCTCAGTATATCAGATTATAAGAACCCTTTCTTCCTGGATGTTTCTGAAACAGGAGGGGTGGTGAATGCTGTTTTGTTTCAGAAAAAGGAGGGAGAAAGGAGGGTACTTAATTACCACAGCTCAAAGCTGGACAATGTGGAAAAAGGCCAGGTGGGATGCACAAGAGATTTAGCAGCACTCTGCAAAGCAATAGAAAAAACGGCCCACATTGTTATGTGCCATCCACTCATAGTGAACACCGTGCATGGAGTGGTGGCATACCTAAACTCAGCAGCCTTCACATTGTCAACAGTAAGAAAACTAAAGATCGCTGAAATGTTGAAACAACCTCATATTACCTACACCGCCACAGGGGTAAACATGTCAACAGGAATGAACTCTGAAGGACAAGAGACACATGACTGTGAATTCAGGGCAGCAAAAGATCTGAAGATAAGAATGGAACTACACACCTGGAGGTTAGATTATCTCACAACCGGCCTCAGCTCAGCTGGTCGAAATCACCGCACTCACCAAAGCACTCAAAATATGTGAGGGCAAAAGCGTAAATATCTACACCAGTACTTCTCAAAGTCCGGACtccggtccggatccggacccGGAGGGAATTCAATCCGGACCGGCCTGCTTTTCGTATTTCAAGAGCACTAATTGTGTGTAATGGATTAAAAGTGTGGATTTCTACTTTGATAAACGCATGTTAAAATCATTTGTAAAATCACATGTCTTTTGTGAGATGGTCCGAAATTAAAGCGAAGGCGAGATATTTAAAGTTTTCCTCCGTGATTTAGTTGCCATGACATCCAGTGAGCGTTGATTTTTGACGTAATCGGGCGCGACGCGACACTTCAAGTTCACCGCAGTAAGCGTTTGAATGGGTGTGGAGGATGGCATCGTCCAAGAAAAGAAAAGTTGACGGagaaaacagaatttttaaagATGATTGGATCGAGAGGTATGCGTTCATTTTGCCCCAATCCAGCACAAAGCCATTCTGTTTAATTTGTAATGAGACCATTGGAGTTGTGAAGAGTGGAAATGTCAAACGACATTacgaaacaaaacacaaacattttgaacAGCAATATCCACAAAATACAGAGGTAAGGACAGCAAAACTACGACAGCTAAAGTCATCATATGAATCAACAAATAAGTTGCTTGTGAGAGCTGTGACACAGCAAGAGAGAGCTACAGAAGCATCTTTCCGAGTGGCCTGGGTACTTGGCAAAAACAAGAAGCCGTTCTCTGATGCAGAGATAGTTAAGGAATGTTTAGTGGAGATAGCAGATGCTTTGTTTGAGGGAAAGGAGAGACAGGAGATGTCAGATAAATTAAAGAAAAtcccactgtccaatgacacttCAACCAGGAGGACAGAGATACTTGCCCATGACTTAATTAATCAGTTAACTGATGATATCAAAGATGCACCCTGCCTTTCACTTGCGGTGGATGAGTCAACAGACTGCACAGACCAAGCCCAGCTATGTGTGTTTGTCAGATACTTCAGCAAGGCAAAGGGGACATTCTGTGAAGACTTACTGGGCCTTACTCCACTCTGTCACACTAGAGGAGAGGACATCTATGAAGCAATCATGCAGATGCTTAATGAATGGGGAATTGATGTCAAGAATATTGTGTCCATCACTACTGATGGTGCTCCAGCCATGATAGGGAAGGAGAAGGGAGCTGTTCAACGTCTGAAAGAGGAGCACTCCGACCTGCTGACATACCACTGTATTATACACCAGTCCGTGCTGTGTGCTAGCCTTGGAAAAGAATATTCAGACGTCATGGAAACTATTATGAAGCTTGTGAACTACCTGAGAGCATCCTCTGCCCTTCAGCACCGTCTTCTGCGGGCATTCCTGACTGAGGTGAGaattattttgactttttctactgtgtttttgtgtgtgtgggtcaaTAGAGGATTATTAAGTGatgatcacacacatacacacacacacacacacacacacacacacacacacacacacacacacacacacacacacacacacacattgcttcAGAGCCAAAGCATTTAAATCTTTAACACTTTTTATCAATGGGAAACTAAGGCATAATTAATGCAGGAAATGCTGAATATGTCCCCACTGATTGATATTAAGTCAACccttatttcacaaatgtttttttatttatataatcatTTTTAATTGTGAATAAAATGTAGGAGATAATGTAATTATATGCGTTTGGAAGTATTAAAGGTTGTCATCAAAATCTACATACAACAGACTTACAGAATTTACAAAGGTGTTTGTGTTCACAAAGATCATGTATTTTTCTTGtattattgattaaaaaatgtattatttttctttttttcttttatcaggTAAATGCTGCTTATGACGACTTACTCCTCCATAACAATGTTAGGTGGCTGAGTAAGGGAAGAGTCTTGGAAAGGTTTTGGGCCATCAGGAAagatttggagatgtttttgtccCAGCAGAAGAATGTCAAAGCCAGGCATTACTTGGATTTTTTGAGGGATGATGACAGCATGGAGCTTGTGGCCTTTTTATTGGACATAACATCTCATCTAAATGAACTGAATCTGAAGCTCCAGGGCCAAGGCAACACAGTGTGTGATCTGATGGCAGCCGTACGCTCCTTTGAAAGGCAGCTGGAGATCTTTAAGGGTGACATCACAGGGCCACATATCCACTTTCCAACTCTTCTCCAGCAGACTAATGGCAATCACTATCGTCACCATCTTTCCTTTTTGGAGAAGCTAGCTGAAAATTTCAGGATGCGCTTTGAGGGGTTCAATGTAGGCAGACAAGTGCTGCTCTGCATTCCATCTCCATT is a window of Xyrauchen texanus isolate HMW12.3.18 chromosome 24, RBS_HiC_50CHRs, whole genome shotgun sequence DNA encoding:
- the LOC127617773 gene encoding protein FAM200A-like, translating into MASSKKRKVDGENRIFKDDWIERYAFILPQSSTKPFCLICNETIGVVKSGNVKRHYETKHKHFEQQYPQNTEVRTAKLRQLKSSYESTNKLLVRAVTQQERATEASFRVAWVLGKNKKPFSDAEIVKECLVEIADALFEGKERQEMSDKLKKIPLSNDTSTRRTEILAHDLINQLTDDIKDAPCLSLAVDESTDCTDQAQLCVFVRYFSKAKGTFCEDLLGLTPLCHTRGEDIYEAIMQMLNEWGIDVKNIVSITTDGAPAMIGKEKGAVQRLKEEHSDLLTYHCIIHQSVLCASLGKEYSDVMETIMKLVNYLRASSALQHRLLRAFLTEVNAAYDDLLLHNNVRWLSKGRVLERFWAIRKDLEMFLSQQKNVKARHYLDFLRDDDSMELVAFLLDITSHLNELNLKLQGQGNTVCDLMAAVRSFERQLEIFKGDITGPHIHFPTLLQQTNGNHYRHHLSFLEKLAENFRMRFEGFNVGRQVLLCIPSPFLVKNVEEFSKETKSIFPWASMASLQTELIDLQENVTLQEVYCDTVTFWTKMVTAENFPNLQKVAICVLTMFGSTYRCESAFSAMNAVKNSYHSSLTNEHLGQCLRLATTPFVPRFRQLMGDRQCHFSH